In a single window of the Synechococcales cyanobacterium T60_A2020_003 genome:
- a CDS encoding molecular chaperone GrpE — protein sequence MSEFSIFSWILTVAVAIALLALFHSPRSSQRDIPSTRLSSKAQFQRETFEQLQTLLVNYPSAAHMAIQNPHLPARNLVALFTPLEHLIHQWGYESIGQPWQAVVFDPQLHQPDQLDIQPGETVYVRFIGYRNGDEILCPAKVSRTLPQISNPQS from the coding sequence ATGAGTGAGTTTTCTATTTTTTCGTGGATTTTAACCGTGGCGGTGGCGATCGCCCTCTTAGCCCTATTTCATTCTCCTCGTTCCTCGCAGAGAGACATTCCATCCACTCGTTTATCCTCTAAAGCTCAGTTTCAACGAGAGACCTTTGAGCAGTTGCAAACGTTACTGGTCAACTATCCGAGCGCTGCCCACATGGCAATTCAGAATCCCCATCTACCCGCTCGAAATTTAGTTGCACTCTTTACGCCACTTGAACATCTGATTCATCAATGGGGCTATGAATCCATCGGGCAACCCTGGCAAGCGGTGGTATTCGATCCTCAACTGCATCAACCCGATCAACTGGACATCCAACCTGGAGAGACTGTCTATGTTCGCTTTATCGGCTATCGCAACGGAGATGAAATCCTTTGTCCCGCCAAGGTTAGCCGCACCTTACCGCAGATTAGTAACCCGCAATCATGA
- a CDS encoding DUF2997 domain-containing protein has translation MAEYQRIEYRIRPDGTVTETVIDGSGTSCVQTTQGIESSLGAIASQELLPEYYDDGDASVYAAQTLKQTSVDE, from the coding sequence ATGGCCGAGTATCAGCGCATTGAGTATCGGATTCGTCCCGATGGAACCGTCACGGAAACGGTGATTGACGGATCGGGAACGAGCTGTGTGCAGACAACCCAAGGCATCGAGAGTTCCCTAGGGGCGATCGCCAGTCAGGAACTTTTACCGGAATATTACGACGATGGCGACGCTTCTGTTTACGCCGCTCAAACGCTCAAACAAACTTCGGTAGATGAGTGA